GTTCGTatcgtgctcaaatttttaccatacattCGACGTATGATAGCATGAAGTTCGGGCAAATATCATAATTTTCTGGCATCGTTCAAATTTTACATAATTCAAAAACTATTTGCCACCACGATCGTCGTAATGTTTCATTACCAcaatctttgaaattttgtttcaaCTACTACATAAACTCTAACACTACAGTCAATattatgaatatcattttttcaaaaaaatttcctaTTATTTAATACCCATTGGAATTAAATTAGATTTAcacaaaataaaacaataaattgAAATAAATTAGTTTAATACAACTAATATATCTATAAAAATCTCATATTCAAACATAGAGTACCAAACAAATTATGAAGAGTGTAGAAAAAATTTGGAAGCAAaaacatgaattttttttcgtgttcgccgtgtgctcaACTAAGGCACACGGCAGCCGGGGATTTCGCCGTGTGTCAACCGACTGGCCCACGGCGAAGatgggagttcgccgtgtgcctagccctggcacacggcaaacaataaCGGCCGTGAGGCCCCCTGACGGCAGAAGGGTGTGCCCCGCACGTGATccatgttcgccgtgtgcctaccgACTGGCCCACGGCGAAGatgggagttcgccgtgtgcctagccCTGGCGCACGGCAAACAATAACGGCCGTGAGGCCCCCTGACGGCAGAAGGGTGTGCCCCGCACGTGATccatgttcgccgtgtgcctactggctgacacacggcgaagatcaaggtttgccgtgtgctggcccttggcacacggcgaagagtaAGGTTTCCCGTGTGTtttttgtttgccgtgtgttcttctggcgacacacggcaaaggatgTCTTCGTCGTGTGCCCGAAATAATGCGCACGGCGAAgattctggcacacggcaaaatacgGTTTTCCGGTAGTGCATGCAGGACGTCAGTGAGATTGCCGGACTCGTCGTCTTGATGCTGATGGTCCAGCTGGAAAGCTGGTGGCACCTCGGCGTCCAGCTTGCACCACAGTTGGAATCGCTTGTTGATACCGTCCAAGAGCCCAATGGCGCGCTCGTAGACAGCTCGGTCTTCCGCTCCTTGTTCATATGCTTCCTTGAGCAGCAACTTCCTGCGGACCTTCTGCACCATCATCTCCATCACTGGCGTGCGGAACATGGCCTCCGCCGGTAAGCCTGTAGCCGTTGCGCGCTGCATCTCATGGCTCGACAGCCATGAGTAAATGCATCCAACACCCAAGCCCTTCCTGAGGATGCCCACCATTGCATTGACGTCCCCGTCAATGCTGCCCAGGTCAAGCAAGGACTTCGGGGTGGCTGCTTTCCAGGATTCATCAGATTGCTTGAACTCCATCCACTTCCTCTGCAGCATGTTGGCTGCAATGGACTGCAACACTGGGT
The nucleotide sequence above comes from Panicum virgatum strain AP13 chromosome 3K, P.virgatum_v5, whole genome shotgun sequence. Encoded proteins:
- the LOC120699369 gene encoding uncharacterized protein LOC120699369, which gives rise to MYPCLQLLDDRADKTRAGCIVLISDGVDKSQFMWSHESLAPTDPIRGLLRKYPVHTLGLFKADPKALHYIAKESYGTYSSITDNKDLDKNIMEALAVCLAGFKTIVAFDTCVDITSSSLEITRVDSGGYTRRAAPGSGISIGMLCAGEVKDLVIYFSYTAGSWERGYYTTLSGITARVTYKDMPGGQSSTSTNNCSVSVAVHTTQDPSLPANPCPPFPLVLQQMVRFKVVDLLLGVLQELKALKKDAGGAKEKDGVDDPVLQSIAANMLQRKWMEFKQSDESWKAATPKSLLDLGSIDGDVNAMVGILRKGLGVGCIYSWLSSHEMQRATATGLPAEAMFRTPVMEMMVQKVRRKLLLKEAYEQGAEDRAVYERAIGLLDGINKRFQLWCKLDAEVPPAFQLDHQHQDDESGNLTDVLHALPENRILPCARIFAVRIISGTRRRHPLPCVARRTHGKQKTHGKPYSSPCAKGQHTANLDLRRVSASRHTANMDHVRGTPFCRQGASRPLLFAVRQG